The following is a genomic window from Planifilum fulgidum.
AACAGGTTCTGGAGACCCTGACGATCGGCCAGCTCAACCTGCTCCGCCGGGCCCTTTCCACCCTCCGGTTGTCGGAGGATGGACGGATCGCATGGATGTGGCTCACCTATCAGGATTTTGTGGATGCCGGTGCCGGTGAAGGGGATTTGGACGGGATCGTCAATTACGCCCGGAACGTGGACGGCGCCGAGGTGGGAATCCTGTTCCGCCAGCTGAAAGGCGGCGCGGTCAAGGTGAGCCTGCGGTCCAGGCGGCGGGTCGACGTCAGTGAAGTGGCCGGATGTTTCGGCGGGGGCGGCCATGCCCGGGCGGCCGGATGCACCGTCGCGGGAACCCGCGACGAAGTGGAGCGCCGCGTGCTGGAACGGGTGGTGGAGGCGCTCGGCCGATGACGCTGCTTGGCGTGATTCCCGTTTGGAAGCCGGCGGGCATGACCTCCCACGACGTGGTGGTGGAGCTCCGCCGCCTGACCGGCCAGCGGAAAGTGGGTCACACCGGCACGCTGGATCCGGCGGTGGAAGGCGTGTTGCCGATCTGTCTGGGACAGGCGACGCGCATCGCCGAATACCTTCAGGAGCTGCCCAAGCGGTACGCCGGGTCGATGGTCCTGGGAGCTTCGACGGACACTCAGGACCAGACGGGCAGGATCCTTCGGGAGGAACCGGTGGGGCCTCTGGATCCGTCCAGGATTGATGAAGCTTTTCGACGGTTTCGGGGGGAGATCGATCAGGTCCCGCCGATGGTGTCGGCGGTGCGGGTGGAAGGCCGCCGCCTCTACGAATGGGCGAGGGAAGGAAAAGAGGTTCCGCGGCGGGCCCGGCGCGTCAAGATCTATGAACTTGTCCGCACCGGGATGGAGCGGGAAGGAAACCGGCTGCGGATCGATTTCGAGGTTCTCTGTTCAAAGGGCACCTATGTCCGCACGCTCTGTGTCGATATCGGCGCCTGGCTGGGATATCCCGCCCATATGTCCCGCCTGGTCCGTGTCCAAAGCGGCCCCTTTTTCCTTCAGGACACGCTGACGCTGGAAGAGCTTCGCGAAGTGGCGAGGCGCGGTGCCTGGGGGGATGTGCTGGTTTCGCCCGATGCGGCCCTGGGACATTTCCCCCTCCTGGTCGTTCCCTCTTCCGCCCGGCAGGGAGTGCTGAACGGGATGTGGCTGCAGCTGGAAGATCCCTTGGACTCCCGGGCGGTCGGAAGACTGGTGCGGGTGTACACGGAGGAAGGGGAGTTCTGCGCTCTGTACCGGATGTCCGCTCCCGACGTCGCCCGGCCGGAAAAAGTGTTTCGAAATGGGTGAAGCAGATGGAGACGGTGCAACTATCATATCCGTTGGATTCGGACAAAACATACCCGCCCGCAGTGCTGGCGATCGGTTATTTCGACGGAGTTCATCGGGGCCACCAGTCGGTGATCCGCCGCGCCAGGGAACTGGCGGCCCGGCTCGGGGTTGCTTCGGCGGTGATGA
Proteins encoded in this region:
- the truB gene encoding tRNA pseudouridine(55) synthase TruB — protein: MTLLGVIPVWKPAGMTSHDVVVELRRLTGQRKVGHTGTLDPAVEGVLPICLGQATRIAEYLQELPKRYAGSMVLGASTDTQDQTGRILREEPVGPLDPSRIDEAFRRFRGEIDQVPPMVSAVRVEGRRLYEWAREGKEVPRRARRVKIYELVRTGMEREGNRLRIDFEVLCSKGTYVRTLCVDIGAWLGYPAHMSRLVRVQSGPFFLQDTLTLEELREVARRGAWGDVLVSPDAALGHFPLLVVPSSARQGVLNGMWLQLEDPLDSRAVGRLVRVYTEEGEFCALYRMSAPDVARPEKVFRNG